AGGTTGAACCCTTGGTGGTAGATAAACAACCAGAAGTGCCTGAAGTGAAGGAACAGCATGATGAGAATGAAGCAGCCCAAGAGAAGAAGCCAGAGGAGATGGACAAAGCCCCTGAACTCCAGGGTGAAAAATGTAAGTGATAACACAAATGCATCTGCTTAGCAACTCTGGCAACCACTCAGATCTTAAGAAAATGTTTATTGTACATGACTGATAAACTCTAAGTAGCTTGTATACATCATCTTTGACCTTTTGTTTCTATTCATATTCTGTTGATATGACATGGCACATCATAAGGTCCAAGCGTATGACCTTTTCTACTCTGTAATGATTTGTTCATTCAATGactgcttcctccagtgaaagagCACAAGGAACAGAAAGTTGCAGATGAAAAGGATGGAGGGGTGGACAAGGATGCAGATGGGGACAAGATGGAAGGTGAGTGCTTTATCCATCAGAACATTGACAGAACATTGTCCAGAATCTATAGGAAATATGGCATGAAATATAGACCACATAAAGAAAAATAGTGTTTTCAGTTCAGTCATTCAGTCAGATGTTTGAGCTCACTGATGCGATCTTTGCTTCTCTTTGCCTGGTTCTGTTCTACTTCATCACTCCTGGCTTGACGGTTTTGAACTgactttattttgatattttcagttttcattgaaattttagtttaagttgaacttttctatttagctttatttttattagtttcaaTTCTTCTTAAATTTTTGTTAATTGCCAAGACAACATTCCTTAAtgtaacataatttaaaaaaaaattatttcagctttatttaaaaatgccgaaaattagttttaatagttttagttaaccataACAATACTGGTAATAGGTCATCAAGCAATACAATTCAATTCTTACGTCACTGATATGTAAAACCTACCTAGTGCTAAGTTTATTTGTTGGCCACCAGAAAGTAGCTTTATGACCAAAATGTGCTTGTCATAACTGTCAtaacttttattatattgtttatttttgcatgACTAGAACACAGTATTGACCAATTAGCATCAATGACAGATCTGTTTTGTAATGATAAATTATACcctatacctttaaaaaaaaattagcaaaaagtTAAAAGTGTCTTTTGCACTGTACAACTTGCTTTTGTTCCCCCAAACGcttgttttactttctttcagCAAACTGGCCAACATCTGAAATGTCACATTGCATTGCTGCACTCAGATATACTGCAAAGATGCACCAAATCTTAAATCTTTCTCTTTCACCTGGCTTGTTTTTTATTAAGGCACTTGCCCTTTGTctgctgtctttctctcttttgtttcTCGATTTCTTATCTTCCTCCGCCATTCTGTTGTGCCACGGACTCCTGCCTCCTACAGTGATTAAAAAGATTGTTGCAGGTACGAGATGATGTGTCTTATGTCTGCTGTTCTCACTCCACTCTGTCTtctttgctgttatttttaacagtcaTTCTCTCTCACGCTTCAACCCTTATAGCTCTTAATAACCAGTAGTCTGTTAACTGTGTCGATGATACATTGACCATTACTCTAGTTTGTGTATTATACAATAGCTCTGGAAACATAACTGAACAACCATCTCGTATTAATTGGCATCTCTAGTCTTTCTCTTGTTTGATGATCAAAGTGATTTATTTGGTAGAATCCCATGTGATGTTTGTTAGGGTGTCATATCGACTAGAAACCACATAGAAATTCCCTACTAACTGGATAGAAACGCTATCTAGCAACTTCGGAGCAATGCATTAcaaattaccatattttccggactataagtcgcacttttttttcatagtttggctggtcctgcaacttatagtcaggtgcgacttatcaaaattaatttgacatgaaccaagagaaaacattaccgtctacagccaccagagggcgcttagtgcttctgtagtctaccactgagcagcatagagcgccctctcacggctgtagacggtaatgttttctcttggttcttggttttaCTTTCAGTCCTGTGcgacttaaatatgtttttttcctcatcattacgtatttttggactgatgcgacttatactctggtgcgacttatagtccaaaaaatacggtactcaAAACAACATAGCAATCCCTTAGTAAACCCCTAGTGATGCCCTACTAACCgcataaaaaaaaacctagaaACCACATAAAATACTTACCAGTGTTAACCTGTGGAACTCAGAACAGTACTACTGAACATAGCTTAACAAATAGCGGGAAAGTTATCAGGCAACCTACAACATCAATAGATGTTGTAGATTTTTATGGATATGCACCACTAACATTTTCTTCAGACTGACAAGTATGTTTCACCACAGTTAATTACACTCTCGTATGCATCCTACAATATATTCATTGTaacttctctttttcttttctgcttGGCTGATCCTCAGAGGGTCAGTTGGACCATGCTGTGCTGCTCCAGGTAATTAAGGAGCAGCAGGAACAGCAGAAAAGGCTTCTGGACCAACAGGAAAAACTCCTGGCTGTGATTGAGGAGCAACACAAGGAGATCCACCAAATTAAGGAGGTTGAAGAAGAACCAAAGGCAGCAGAACAGCAGAAAAGACATGTGGACCATGAGGAAAAACAGTTAGATGTGAATGAGGAGGTTCATCAAGTAAAGGAAGGAGAAGCTGAGCCAAGGGTAGCAGCAGGTGAGTCAGCAAGCGTAGACAATTTGTCTAGACATAAAAGATTAACGTTTTTCTggtcaaataaaatgtttcaattaACCTTTAGTGTTTCCAGTGTTGGTGCTTCCTGCTGAAGTGATCTTGCATGCAGTGCAGTAATCAAATACATCATGTCTTTTTTTAGGAGAGGGTGTAGGTGAAGTGGAGAACGTAGCTGCAGCTGACGCAGTACCTGAAGTCCCAGAAGCAAAAGAGGCTCATGTCGCAGGTGGTCTTCCCAACAATGCCCTTGAATTGGTGAAAGATCCCAAGGAGGAGGAGCTGAAAAATGAAGCAGGGCATGATGGAGCACTACCTCCAGAGGTCGGTGCCCGAGGTGTTCCTCTGCGTTCTCGAGAACCAGAACTGCCCAAAATCAATCCTGGCTCTCTtgcagaagaggaggagagagtgaGGCAGAAATTGGCCCAACTGGAGGCAGAGAAGGAGAAAATAGAGAAAGAAAAGCTGGAGAAGGAAAGGATTGAGAAAGAGGTACAGGCCCGTGTTGAAAAGGAGCGGAAGGAACGAGAACGACGAGAGGAACTGGCACGTGAGCACGAGCTAGAACGTGTGCGGCAGCAAAAGGAACAGCTAGAGAAGGAAAGGCTTGAAGCAGAGAGATCGAAACTTGAAAGAGAGAAGATGGATAAAGAGATCATGGAGCGGGCCGAGAAGGAGAAAAGATTGTTGGAACAGAAGGAGCGGCTAGACCAGCTGCAGCGGGTCATTGATGCCCGACATGTGCAGCAGGGCAAGGGTAGTCTCGAGGATGAGAGTTTGAAACAGGAACGAGAGAAGACTGAGAAGGAGATCATGGAGCgtgcagagaaagagaaaaggataCTCGTGCAGGAAGAACAACTAGAAAAACTACAGCAGGTCATTGATGCAAAGAAGGATGATAATGCACCCCAAGCGGAAGTCCTGCAGATGCCTAAGCAACAGGGAGCCAGGGACTTGAAGGAGAATATAATTCCACCAGAAGAGGTGAAGAAAGAGGAAAAGAGGAGCAGAGAGGATGGAGGGCTGGAACTTAAGAGGAGACGCAGAGCCGTGGACCCCGAGGGCGGAGGAGACGCTGACCTGGATCTTCTGCGGGACACAGGAGGTTTAGATTTACATGCTGACCTAAAGGGGCAGCTCCTGGCGGGACCTCTGATTCACACACGCCAGCTTAAACAGACGTTTCAGAGTCAGGAGAATGAAGACTAGAAGTAGGTTGGTCTTCTGGAACCCAGTGGACCTCTCAGTGGACCTCTCAAATACTTAAGTGATTTGGCAGTGAGAAGAAACTCTTTCCTTCTCATTTGAAAAGTTATTGCCTTTATCTAAGACATAACATTCCTTTTGGGTTCATGATGACAGTTGGCACTTTGATTTGATCCTTTAGTTGTCCGTCGGGAACACTGAATCCGTAGACCCTTATGAGCTTCCATTATTGTTTTGTGTGAGATTTTGCTGAATCTGGTGCAATAAAAGGAATGTCTGGTGTAATAAACTGAGCAGGCATCACATTAAAAACGGACCTTGATGGGCACACAGGGCATTTCAGAATATTGTGTTTTGGACTGTCGCATAGAAAAACAGCACCCCCTTGTGGCTGCTATGGTAAATTGTATTGCAAGTTCTAAAGTGTAATGTCACTGTTGCATATTTCCTTTTTGAAGTTTTATCTTCTGTGAATAAAACTAAAAGCCATATTAACATGAGAtgctgttataaaaaaatatatatattttattttcttctagGAACTTTGTTTTCTTCTTTAGGAACTATAGACCATTTACTGTACCTTAGTGTTTTCAGTCTGCTATTCTGTATATTGAAACTGGAGTTAATGTTACCTTGGCCATCATGTTCAGTGGTCCGTCTGGTTGCTTGAATAGTTCTCATCTGTATCTACGATAACTCTgtatgcgtgcgtgcgtgtgtgtgtgagggtgtgtatTCAGGAACAGATTTTCTTTTCATATAGTTAACTATCAGAACGAGTAGTTAGTCAGACCAGCTATAAGTGAATgaaatatttgtatgtatgtttttttttaaatttaggctTCTTTTGGTTGTTTCAGTGTGTTTAACTTGTCTGTGACTCTGTTTTATTACTTTGTGAAAGTACTCAACCCTCATCTTTTGAGGTTGATCTTAAACTGGAGCATATATTCTGGATTTAGTGTGAATTTAACATGAATGTTTCCCACAGTCAATTCCTTGTTTTCACTGTGCAGTGGGTTTCTTGAGGGTTGCATTACTTTTCTCGTGAACATTCCATATTTTTGCCTGTGAAAATTTGATTCTGGTCAGTGCCTTATGGGGTTTCTGTTTTGCAGTGATGTGTATGTGAAGTCTGTTACATCCACACTGTGTGTGGATTGAAACTTTTTGTCTGCATTTTCTATACCTTGCTGGTTAAACTTGTGATTGACTATTCTCTTGATGAACTTCCTGATCTCGCTTTTGGAGatctttttcttatttaaaaaagaacataaatataTAGAGGTATGAGTATGAGTTTAATGGAATCATGTCTCTCTTACTTGTCAGTAACACTG
This portion of the Carassius gibelio isolate Cgi1373 ecotype wild population from Czech Republic chromosome A12, carGib1.2-hapl.c, whole genome shotgun sequence genome encodes:
- the LOC128025431 gene encoding putative sodium-coupled neutral amino acid transporter 10 isoform X9; protein product: MSSRFSFGAQRNRENSSNGVGFFGYVSFTDNIAGNVLMNFPSNLVTEMIRVGFMMSVAVGFPMMILPCRQAINTMLFEQQQKDGTFAAGGYMPPLRFKSITLCIVFGTMLGGILIPNVETILGLTGATMGSLICFICPALIYKKIMKNAWTAQLVLWVGLGILLISTFTMMSISPNEPQKLNPPLDIPAKTENKPPILIAPELPEVQVQENRLEPDPGKKPDRPPIEVEQPAEKAAAEPPQIKVPVEVAEQNNKDDKVQLDRPEAGNAGVAVPEGEAHRHEPPNPHDRVQIEEIKNLQELEDENKQPIVVEGEKKLPAGEEEELLAEQGAGQAQEAEAVKEEETKEKEDMVKRAVDQDQHAVNEVLDKAKNPEDLKKVEPLVVDKQPEVPEVKEQHDENEAAQEKKPEEMDKAPELQGEKLKEHKEQKVADEKDGGVDKDADGDKMEVIKKIVAEGQLDHAVLLQVIKEQQEQQKRLLDQQEKLLAVIEEQHKEIHQIKEVEEEPKAAEQQKRHVDHEEKQLDVNEEVHQVKEGEAEPRVAAGEGVGEVENVAAADAVPEVPEAKEAHVAGGLPNNALELVKDPKEEELKNEAGHDGALPPEVGARGVPLRSREPELPKINPGSLAEEEERVRQKLAQLEAEKEKIEKEKLEKERIEKEVQARVEKERKERERREELAREHELERVRQQKEQLEKERLEAERSKLEREKMDKEIMERAEKEKRLLEQKERLDQLQRVIDARHVQQGKGSLEDESLKQEREKTEKEIMERAEKEKRILVQEEQLEKLQQVIDAKKDDNAPQAEVLQMPKQQGARDLKENIIPPEEVKKEEKRSREDGGLELKRRRRAVDPEGGGDADLDLLRDTGGLDLHADLKGQLLAGPLIHTRQLKQTFQSQENED
- the LOC128025431 gene encoding putative sodium-coupled neutral amino acid transporter 10 isoform X8, which translates into the protein MLTSDQPSDALTWRPIDSVVLSALRNNQWLLGGASTSVALQGCHTVSANYRHHLLLPPMVLSSFKHGLLTGQWLNKVIYVRWEGVFRCIPICGMAFACQSQVLPTYDSLDEPSVKRMSTIFTSSLNVVTTFYITVGFFGYVSFTDNIAGNVLMNFPSNLVTEMIRVGFMMSVAVGFPMMILPCRQAINTMLFEQQQKDGTFAAGGYMPPLRFKSITLCIVFGTMLGGILIPNVETILGLTGATMGSLICFICPALIYKKIMKNAWTAQLVLWVGLGILLISTFTMMSISPNEPQKLNPPLDIPAKTENKPPILIAPELPEVQVQENRLEPDPGKKPDRPPIEVEQPAEKAAAEPPQIKVPVEVAEQNNKDDKVQLDRPEAGNAGVAVPEGEAHRHEPPNPHDRVQIEEIKNLQELEDENKQPIVVEGEKKLPAGEEEELLAEQGAGQAQEAEAVKEEETKEKEDMVKRAVDQDQHAVNEVLDKAKNPEDLKKVEPLVVDKQPEVPEVKEQHDENEAAQEKKPEEMDKAPELQGEKLKEHKEQKVADEKDGGVDKDADGDKMEVIKKIVAEGQLDHAVLLQVIKEQQEQQKRLLDQQEKLLAVIEEQHKEIHQIKEVEEEPKAAEQQKRHVDHEEKQLDVNEEVHQVKEGEAEPRVAAGEGVGEVENVAAADAVPEVPEAKEAHVAGGLPNNALELVKDPKEEELKNEAGHDGALPPEVGARGVPLRSREPELPKINPGSLAEEEERVRQKLAQLEAEKEKIEKEKLEKERIEKEVQARVEKERKERERREELAREHELERVRQQKEQLEKERLEAERSKLEREKMDKEIMERAEKEKRLLEQKERLDQLQRVIDARHVQQGKGSLEDESLKQEREKTEKEIMERAEKEKRILVQEEQLEKLQQVIDAKKDDNAPQAEVLQMPKQQGARDLKENIIPPEEVKKEEKRSREDGGLELKRRRRAVDPEGGGDADLDLLRDTGGLDLHADLKGQLLAGPLIHTRQLKQTFQSQENED